One region of Streptomyces sp. CG4 genomic DNA includes:
- a CDS encoding amidase: MEWNFQSAEELAAALRAGEVSSAELTDEAIARIERDDKAINAICVPDFDRARAAARGADQVRARGEDRPLLGIPVTVKESYNIAGLPTTWGMPQHRAYVPAEDAVQVSRLKAAGAVVLGKTNVPLGLQDIQSFNEIYGTTNNPWDHDRTSGGSSGGSAAALASGFGALSIGSDIGGSLRTPAHFCGVYAHKPTLGLAANRGMVPPPAPALPADLDLAVVGPMARTARDLTLLLDVMAGPDPLTLGKAHDLTLPPARHERLCDFRVLVLDTHPLIPTGSAVLAGVNRVADALADGGARVERHSPLLPDLTEAAVLYMQLLFSSAVARFPVEAYEQLRTIAAGLSADDRSLDAVRLRGMVFSHRDWIEADNRRELHRHGWRQLFAEFDAVVCPITPTPAFQHDHNPDLRERRIDIDGVEYPYLDQLVWAGLATMPGLPATAVPAGRSPEGLPVGVQLIGPMFEDRTPLRLAELLEQKIGGFEAPK; encoded by the coding sequence ATGGAGTGGAATTTTCAGTCGGCCGAAGAACTCGCGGCTGCTTTGCGTGCCGGTGAAGTGAGCTCGGCGGAACTGACCGACGAGGCGATCGCTCGTATCGAGCGGGACGACAAGGCGATCAACGCGATCTGTGTGCCGGACTTCGACCGTGCACGGGCCGCCGCGCGCGGTGCCGACCAGGTACGCGCCCGCGGTGAGGACCGGCCGCTGCTCGGTATTCCGGTGACGGTCAAAGAGTCCTACAACATAGCTGGGCTGCCCACGACCTGGGGCATGCCGCAACACCGGGCCTATGTGCCGGCCGAGGACGCGGTACAGGTGTCGCGGCTCAAGGCCGCGGGCGCGGTGGTGCTGGGTAAGACCAATGTGCCCTTGGGGCTGCAAGATATCCAGAGCTTCAACGAGATCTACGGCACCACTAACAATCCGTGGGATCACGATCGCACGTCGGGCGGATCCTCCGGCGGATCAGCGGCGGCCCTGGCGTCCGGATTCGGTGCGCTGTCCATCGGCTCCGACATCGGCGGTTCGTTGCGCACACCCGCGCATTTCTGCGGTGTCTACGCACACAAGCCGACACTCGGCCTGGCAGCGAACCGCGGTATGGTCCCGCCGCCCGCGCCGGCCTTGCCGGCCGACCTTGACCTCGCCGTCGTGGGTCCGATGGCGCGCACTGCCCGCGACCTCACGCTCCTGCTCGACGTCATGGCCGGACCGGACCCGCTGACGCTCGGCAAGGCGCACGACTTGACGCTGCCGCCCGCGCGCCACGAGCGGCTCTGCGACTTCCGGGTCCTGGTCCTCGACACGCATCCGCTCATTCCGACCGGGTCCGCTGTGCTGGCGGGCGTGAACCGGGTGGCCGACGCGCTCGCCGATGGCGGCGCCCGCGTCGAACGGCACAGTCCGCTGTTGCCCGATCTGACCGAAGCCGCGGTGCTCTACATGCAGTTGTTGTTTTCGAGCGCCGTTGCGCGTTTTCCCGTCGAAGCGTACGAGCAGCTGCGGACCATCGCCGCCGGACTGAGCGCAGACGACCGGAGTCTCGACGCGGTGCGGCTGCGCGGCATGGTGTTCAGCCACCGCGACTGGATCGAGGCCGACAACCGTCGCGAGCTTCACCGCCACGGGTGGCGGCAGCTCTTCGCCGAGTTCGATGCCGTGGTGTGTCCCATCACGCCCACTCCCGCGTTCCAACACGACCACAACCCCGATCTGAGGGAACGCCGGATCGACATCGACGGCGTCGAGTACCCGTACCTCGACCAGCTCGTCTGGGCCGGTCTGGCCACCATGCCCGGCCTGCCCGCCACCGCCGTACCAGCGGGCCGGTCCCCCGAGGGGCTGCCAGTGGGAGTGCAGCTCATCGGCCCGATGTTCGAGGACCGCACCCCGCTGCGGCTGGCCGAACTGCTCGAGCAGAAGATCGGCGGCTTCGAGGCGCCGAAATAG
- the mltG gene encoding endolytic transglycosylase MltG: protein MQRKIPPRSAIRLTRRGRLVLVVAGLVVGTAVAVPLLTPDSGPEEVPPKALVVPEGWRASQVYDAIDKALELPPGSTRKSIGKAGLKLPGDALGNPEGYLFPATYSVRKGATPESLLSSMVDTASSVFNAAPIAAGAQQDAMNVYQAVTIASIVQAEAATRADMGKVARVVINRLERGMPLQMDSTINYALNRSTVQTSQDDTRVESPYNSYQRMGLPPTPIDNPGEEAMHAALNPTPGDWLYFVTVKPGDTRFTADYATHLRNVADFNALHQGAAQPQPPSQSPAGSAPAVR from the coding sequence ATGCAGAGGAAGATTCCGCCGCGGAGCGCGATCCGACTGACACGCCGGGGCAGGCTGGTCCTGGTTGTGGCCGGCCTCGTCGTCGGCACCGCCGTGGCGGTGCCGCTGCTGACGCCGGACAGCGGTCCCGAGGAAGTACCGCCCAAGGCCCTGGTCGTTCCGGAGGGCTGGCGCGCGAGCCAGGTGTACGACGCGATCGACAAGGCTCTCGAACTGCCCCCGGGCAGCACGCGCAAGTCCATCGGGAAGGCCGGCCTGAAACTGCCCGGCGACGCCCTGGGCAATCCGGAGGGCTACCTGTTTCCGGCGACCTATTCCGTCCGCAAAGGTGCGACGCCCGAGTCCCTGCTCAGCTCCATGGTCGACACCGCCAGCAGCGTGTTCAACGCGGCACCGATCGCGGCGGGGGCGCAGCAGGACGCGATGAACGTCTACCAGGCGGTCACCATCGCCAGCATCGTCCAGGCCGAGGCCGCGACGCGGGCGGACATGGGCAAGGTCGCCCGGGTCGTCATCAACCGGCTGGAGCGTGGCATGCCGCTGCAGATGGACTCGACGATCAACTACGCGCTGAACCGCAGCACCGTCCAGACCAGCCAGGACGACACCCGTGTCGAGAGCCCGTACAACTCCTACCAGCGCATGGGCCTGCCGCCCACGCCCATCGACAACCCCGGTGAGGAGGCCATGCACGCCGCGCTGAATCCGACGCCGGGCGACTGGCTGTACTTCGTCACGGTCAAACCGGGGGACACCCGCTTCACCGCCGACTACGCGACGCACCTGCGCAATGTGGCGGACTTCAACGCCCTGCACCAAGGCGCGGCGCAGCCGCAGCCCCCGTCCCAGAGCCCGGCCGGCTCCGCGCCCGCGGTCCGCTGA
- a CDS encoding secondary thiamine-phosphate synthase enzyme YjbQ gives MPDAFTTRMLHVSTGSRERVVDLTADCEDFLREAAAGRDGLLNIFVPHATAGIAVIETGAGSDDDLLAALHTLLPADDRWQHRHGSPGHGRDHVLPAIVPPHATLPVIAGRLELGTWQSVCLVDTNRDNANRQVRLSFLA, from the coding sequence ATGCCAGATGCCTTCACCACCCGAATGCTGCACGTCTCCACCGGCTCCCGGGAACGTGTCGTCGACCTCACCGCCGACTGCGAGGACTTCCTCCGGGAGGCGGCGGCCGGCCGCGACGGCCTGCTCAACATCTTCGTCCCGCACGCCACCGCCGGAATCGCCGTCATCGAGACGGGTGCCGGCAGCGACGACGACCTCCTTGCCGCGCTGCACACCCTGCTCCCCGCCGACGACCGCTGGCAGCACCGCCACGGCAGCCCCGGCCACGGCCGCGACCACGTCCTCCCGGCCATCGTCCCGCCCCACGCGACCCTCCCGGTCATCGCCGGCCGTCTGGAGCTGGGCACCTGGCAGTCGGTCTGCCTGGTCGATACGAATCGGGACAATGCCAACCGTCAGGTGCGGCTGAGCTTCCTGGCGTAA
- a CDS encoding ABC transporter permease: MSISHAPPSSPEPDISGISKSKAAGAEHPDRAPADIQATDPQPTDLQPVVPASSRRLRIPRWLRRTAGPIVLLALWQVLTVTGVLTADVLASPGRIAQVGWDLVRDGSLPSAMGTSLRRVAFGLLFGTAIGTGLALVSGLFRVGEDLVDAPVQMLRTVPFVGLIPLFIIWFGIGETPKIAIITLGVTFPLYLNVYAGIRGVDSQLIEAGESLGLSRWGLVRHVVLPGALPGALTGLRYALGIAWLALVFAEQVNADSGIGFLMVQARDFLRTDVIVVCLIVYAFLGLLADFVVRSLERLLLQWRPTFTGR; this comes from the coding sequence ATGAGCATCAGCCATGCCCCACCCAGCTCTCCAGAACCCGATATTTCCGGTATATCCAAGTCCAAGGCTGCCGGAGCAGAGCACCCCGACCGCGCCCCTGCCGACATCCAAGCGACCGATCCCCAGCCCACCGATCTCCAGCCCGTCGTCCCCGCCTCCTCCCGCCGGCTCCGTATCCCCCGCTGGCTGCGCCGTACCGCAGGCCCGATCGTGCTGCTCGCCCTCTGGCAAGTCCTCACCGTCACCGGTGTATTGACGGCCGACGTACTCGCCTCGCCGGGCAGGATCGCGCAGGTCGGCTGGGATCTGGTGAGGGACGGTTCGCTGCCGTCGGCCATGGGGACCTCGCTTCGGCGCGTCGCGTTCGGCTTGCTGTTCGGGACCGCGATCGGCACCGGACTCGCCCTGGTCTCCGGCCTGTTCCGGGTCGGCGAGGACCTGGTGGACGCGCCGGTGCAGATGCTGCGGACGGTGCCGTTCGTCGGTCTCATCCCGCTGTTCATCATCTGGTTCGGCATCGGCGAGACCCCGAAGATCGCCATCATCACGCTCGGCGTGACCTTCCCGCTCTATCTCAACGTGTATGCCGGGATCCGTGGCGTGGACTCCCAACTCATCGAAGCAGGTGAGTCGTTGGGGCTCTCCCGGTGGGGTCTGGTGCGGCACGTCGTACTGCCGGGCGCGTTGCCCGGCGCGCTCACCGGGCTGCGCTACGCGCTCGGCATCGCCTGGCTCGCGCTGGTCTTCGCCGAACAGGTCAACGCCGACTCCGGCATCGGGTTCCTGATGGTGCAGGCGCGGGACTTCCTGCGGACCGACGTGATCGTGGTCTGTCTGATCGTCTACGCCTTCCTCGGCCTGCTCGCCGACTTCGTCGTCCGCTCCCTCGAAAGGCTGTTGCTGCAATGGCGACCGACGTTCACCGGCCGGTGA
- a CDS encoding putative leader peptide has protein sequence MLRSALLTTRGHIDLLRVASAACRRGR, from the coding sequence ATGTTGCGTTCAGCCCTGCTCACCACGCGCGGTCATATCGACCTGCTGCGGGTGGCCTCCGCCGCGTGTCGCCGCGGCCGCTGA
- a CDS encoding NAD(P)-binding domain-containing protein has translation MNESREVEVVVIGAGQAGLSSAFHLVRSGFAPERDFVVLDHSPAPGGAWQFRWPSLTYGKVHGMHALPGMELTDADPGRPSAEVIGDYFDRYERTFDLRVRRPVDVRAVRQGDGGRLVVETSDGTWSTRALINATGTWDRPFWPRYPGQETFRGRQLHTAQYAGPEEFAGRRVVVVGGGASGTQHLLELAPYAAATTWVTRRPPVFREGPFDQEAGRAAVALVEERVRQGLPPRSVVSVTGLPLNDAVRQGLADGVLDRQPMFDRIIPDGVAWDDGRHVATDVILWATGFRAALDHLRPLRLREPGGGIRVEGTRTVADPRVHLVGYGPSASTIGANRAGRSAVRDIRRLLAEEQPVAA, from the coding sequence GTGAACGAATCGCGTGAGGTCGAGGTCGTCGTCATCGGTGCTGGTCAGGCCGGGCTGTCCAGCGCCTTTCACCTGGTACGCAGCGGCTTCGCGCCGGAGCGCGACTTCGTGGTCCTCGACCACTCCCCCGCACCGGGCGGCGCCTGGCAGTTCCGGTGGCCCTCGCTGACGTACGGCAAGGTGCACGGGATGCACGCGCTGCCCGGCATGGAGCTGACCGACGCCGATCCCGGGCGGCCCTCGGCCGAGGTGATCGGTGACTACTTCGACCGGTACGAGCGCACTTTCGACCTGCGGGTACGCAGGCCTGTCGACGTGCGGGCCGTACGGCAAGGTGACGGCGGGCGGCTGGTCGTGGAGACGTCGGACGGTACCTGGTCGACACGGGCCCTGATCAACGCGACCGGCACCTGGGACCGGCCGTTCTGGCCGCGCTATCCCGGTCAGGAGACCTTCCGCGGGCGGCAGTTGCACACCGCGCAGTACGCCGGGCCCGAGGAGTTCGCCGGGCGTCGGGTGGTGGTCGTGGGCGGCGGTGCCTCGGGCACCCAGCATCTGCTGGAGCTGGCCCCGTACGCGGCCGCGACCACCTGGGTCACGCGGCGCCCTCCGGTGTTCCGCGAGGGTCCGTTCGACCAGGAGGCGGGCCGCGCGGCCGTCGCGCTGGTGGAGGAACGGGTGCGCCAGGGGCTGCCGCCGCGCAGCGTGGTCTCGGTCACCGGGCTGCCCCTCAACGACGCCGTCCGTCAGGGGCTCGCGGACGGCGTCCTGGACCGGCAGCCGATGTTCGACCGGATCATCCCGGACGGCGTGGCGTGGGACGACGGACGGCACGTCGCCACCGACGTCATCCTCTGGGCGACCGGATTCCGGGCCGCGCTGGACCATCTCCGTCCGCTGCGGCTGCGCGAACCGGGCGGCGGGATCCGGGTCGAGGGCACCCGGACCGTGGCCGATCCACGGGTCCACCTCGTCGGCTACGGCCCCTCGGCCAGCACCATCGGCGCCAACCGGGCCGGCCGCTCGGCCGTCCGGGACATCAGGCGGTTGCTGGCCGAGGAGCAGCCGGTCGCCGCGTGA
- a CDS encoding ABC transporter substrate-binding protein, producing MRRRLLPAALLLPFALLLTACGGNSSASTGTDTDGKGSVTLNVGDQKGGSEAILRAAGELKNLNYKIQWSTFTSGPPLLEAVNAGAVDIGGVGNTPPVFAAGAGSKISVVAAWHGTSKGDAILVPVSSKLTEANQLKGKSIAVAQGSSAHYQLVASLKAAGLSLSDVQVKYLQPADALAAFTSGKVDAWAVWDPYTSQILQAKQGRVLTTGDGITNGLTFQVAAPAALKDPKKTAVIKDYLARLRRAQVWVYSHQEEWAKVWAKNTGLPYDVALASVKRTNATRVSVAVDKPLVASEQQIADAFAELKLIPKKVDFAGFVDTRFNGDLPPSTTPAKG from the coding sequence ATGCGCCGACGACTTCTCCCCGCCGCGCTGCTCCTCCCCTTCGCCCTCCTGCTCACCGCGTGCGGTGGGAACTCGTCCGCCAGTACGGGCACCGACACCGACGGGAAGGGCTCCGTCACGCTCAACGTCGGTGACCAGAAGGGCGGTTCCGAGGCCATCCTGCGTGCCGCCGGTGAACTGAAGAACCTGAACTACAAGATCCAGTGGTCGACCTTCACCTCCGGCCCGCCCCTGCTGGAGGCCGTCAACGCGGGGGCCGTCGACATCGGTGGCGTGGGCAACACCCCGCCCGTCTTCGCGGCCGGCGCCGGCTCGAAGATCTCCGTCGTGGCCGCCTGGCACGGCACGTCCAAGGGCGACGCCATCCTGGTGCCCGTCAGCTCCAAGCTCACCGAGGCCAACCAGCTCAAGGGCAAGTCGATCGCCGTGGCGCAGGGTTCGTCGGCGCACTATCAGCTGGTCGCCTCGCTCAAGGCAGCCGGGCTGAGCCTGTCCGACGTCCAGGTGAAGTACCTCCAGCCGGCCGACGCCCTCGCCGCGTTCACCTCCGGCAAGGTCGACGCATGGGCGGTCTGGGACCCGTACACCTCGCAGATCCTCCAGGCCAAGCAGGGCCGCGTGCTGACCACGGGCGACGGCATCACCAACGGGCTCACCTTCCAGGTGGCCGCGCCCGCCGCGCTCAAGGACCCGAAGAAGACCGCCGTCATCAAGGACTATCTGGCCCGGCTACGACGGGCACAGGTCTGGGTCTACAGCCATCAGGAGGAGTGGGCCAAGGTGTGGGCCAAGAACACCGGGCTGCCGTACGACGTGGCGCTGGCCTCAGTGAAGCGAACCAACGCCACCCGCGTCTCGGTCGCCGTCGACAAGCCGCTCGTCGCCTCCGAGCAGCAGATCGCCGACGCCTTCGCCGAGTTGAAGCTCATCCCGAAGAAGGTGGACTTCGCCGGTTTCGTGGACACTCGGTTCAACGGCGATCTGCCACCGTCGACGACGCCGGCCAAGGGCTGA
- a CDS encoding ABC transporter ATP-binding protein, translating to MHPDRETSWTPPADAKEQPRQVRRILKLFRPYRGRLAIVGLLVGASSLVSVATPFLLKETLDVAIPQGRTGLLSLLALGMILSAVLSSVFGVLQTLISTTVGQRVMHDLRTAVYGRLQRMSLAFFTRTRTGEVQSRIANDIGGMQATVTSTATSLVSNATSVVATIVAMVALDWRLTIVSLVLLPAFVWISRRVGNERKKITTQRQKQMAAMAATVTESLSVSGILLGRTMGRSDSLTASFADESERLVDLEVKANMAGRWRMAVITIVMAAMPAIIYWTAGLALQFGGPKVSLGTIVAFVSLQQGLFRPAVSLLATGVQIQTSLALFQRIFEYLDLPVDITERARPVHLDQVKGEVRFEDVAFRYDSDDRTRPVLDGIDVTVPAGGSLAVVGPTGAGKSTLGYLVPRLYDVTGGRVTVDGVDVRDLDFDTLARAVGVVSQETYLFHASVADNLRFAKPDATDEELRAAAGAAQIHDHIAALPDGYDTVVGERGHRFSGGEKQRLAIARTILRDPPVLILDEATSALDTRTEAAVQEAIDALSADRTTITIAHRLSTIRGADQIVVLDSGRVAERGSHEELLETDGRYAALVRRDAQLEPTS from the coding sequence ATGCACCCCGACCGTGAAACGTCCTGGACCCCGCCTGCCGACGCCAAGGAACAGCCCCGGCAGGTGCGCCGCATCCTGAAACTCTTCCGCCCCTACCGCGGGCGCCTCGCGATCGTCGGCCTGCTGGTCGGCGCCTCCTCGCTGGTCTCGGTGGCCACGCCGTTCCTGCTCAAGGAGACCCTGGACGTCGCGATCCCCCAGGGCCGCACCGGCCTGCTCAGCCTGCTCGCGCTCGGCATGATCCTCAGCGCGGTCCTCTCCAGCGTCTTCGGCGTGCTCCAGACGCTGATCTCCACCACCGTCGGCCAGCGCGTCATGCACGACCTGCGCACCGCCGTCTACGGCCGCCTGCAGCGCATGTCGCTCGCCTTCTTCACGCGGACCCGCACCGGCGAGGTCCAGTCCCGGATCGCCAACGACATCGGCGGCATGCAGGCCACCGTCACCTCCACCGCCACCTCCCTGGTATCCAACGCCACCAGCGTCGTCGCCACGATCGTCGCGATGGTCGCCCTCGACTGGCGGCTCACGATCGTCTCGCTGGTCCTGCTGCCGGCGTTCGTATGGATAAGCCGCCGTGTCGGCAACGAACGCAAGAAGATCACCACGCAGCGGCAGAAGCAGATGGCCGCGATGGCGGCCACGGTCACCGAGTCACTCTCGGTCAGCGGCATCCTGCTCGGCCGCACCATGGGCCGCTCCGACTCGCTGACCGCCTCCTTCGCCGACGAGTCCGAGCGCCTGGTCGACCTGGAAGTGAAGGCGAACATGGCAGGCCGCTGGCGCATGGCCGTGATCACGATCGTCATGGCCGCGATGCCCGCCATCATCTACTGGACGGCCGGTCTCGCCCTTCAGTTCGGCGGCCCCAAGGTCTCGCTCGGCACCATCGTCGCCTTCGTCTCGCTCCAGCAGGGGCTGTTCCGCCCGGCCGTGAGTCTGCTCGCGACCGGTGTCCAGATCCAGACCTCTCTCGCGCTCTTCCAGCGCATCTTCGAATATCTGGACCTGCCGGTCGACATCACCGAGCGCGCGCGTCCCGTCCACCTCGACCAGGTCAAGGGCGAAGTCCGCTTCGAGGACGTGGCGTTCCGCTACGACAGTGACGACAGGACCCGTCCCGTCCTCGACGGCATAGACGTCACCGTCCCCGCGGGCGGTAGCCTCGCCGTCGTCGGGCCGACCGGAGCCGGCAAGTCCACCCTCGGCTATCTGGTGCCCCGGCTCTACGACGTCACCGGCGGCCGTGTCACGGTGGACGGCGTCGACGTCCGGGACCTCGACTTCGACACCCTCGCGCGCGCGGTCGGCGTCGTCTCGCAGGAGACGTATCTCTTCCACGCCTCCGTCGCCGACAACCTCCGCTTCGCCAAGCCGGACGCCACCGACGAGGAACTGCGGGCGGCGGCCGGGGCGGCGCAGATACACGACCACATAGCCGCGCTGCCCGACGGCTACGACACGGTCGTCGGTGAACGCGGCCACCGCTTCTCCGGCGGTGAGAAGCAGCGCCTCGCGATAGCCCGCACGATCCTGCGCGATCCGCCGGTCCTCATCCTCGACGAGGCGACCAGCGCGCTCGACACTCGTACGGAGGCCGCCGTGCAGGAGGCGATCGACGCCCTGTCGGCCGACCGGACGACGATCACCATCGCCCACCGTCTGTCCACGATCCGTGGCGCCGACCAGATCGTGGTCCTCGACTCCGGGCGGGTCGCCGAACGCGGCAGCCATGAGGAACTGCTGGAAACGGACGGGAGGTACGCCGCCCTGGTGCGCCGGGACGCGCAGCTGGAACCGACGAGCTGA
- a CDS encoding ABC transporter ATP-binding protein, with amino-acid sequence MATDVHRPVTGHAVHVEGLTRSFDDRAVIDDLHLDIAPGEFVALLGRSGCGKSTLLRILAGLDRDIRGTALVPRRRAVAFQAPRLMPWKKVWRNVLLGLPGRPERTVAERVLDEVGLGHRIDAWPKTLSGGEAQRASLARALVREPDLLLLDEPFGALDALTRIKAQRLVGEVWQRRGCAVLLVTHDVEEAVLLADRVLVMDAGRIAHEQRIGLDRPREITDPRFAALRAGLLARLGVDTATEAA; translated from the coding sequence ATGGCGACCGACGTTCACCGGCCGGTGACCGGGCACGCTGTCCATGTCGAGGGGCTGACCCGCTCCTTCGACGACCGCGCCGTGATCGACGACCTCCACCTCGACATCGCTCCCGGCGAGTTCGTCGCGCTGCTCGGCCGCAGTGGCTGCGGCAAGTCGACGCTGCTGCGCATCCTTGCCGGGCTCGACCGTGACATCCGGGGCACCGCACTCGTACCGCGCCGCAGGGCCGTCGCGTTCCAGGCGCCCCGGCTCATGCCCTGGAAGAAGGTGTGGCGCAACGTCCTGCTCGGGTTGCCCGGCAGGCCCGAACGCACCGTCGCCGAGCGGGTGTTGGACGAGGTGGGCCTCGGTCACCGGATCGACGCCTGGCCGAAGACCCTCTCCGGCGGCGAGGCCCAGCGCGCCTCCCTCGCCCGTGCCCTGGTGCGCGAGCCCGACCTACTGCTGCTCGACGAGCCGTTCGGCGCCCTCGACGCGCTCACCCGTATCAAGGCTCAACGGCTGGTCGGGGAGGTGTGGCAGCGCCGGGGCTGCGCCGTGCTGCTGGTCACGCACGACGTCGAGGAGGCCGTGTTGCTCGCCGACCGGGTCCTGGTGATGGACGCCGGCCGCATCGCCCATGAGCAGCGCATCGGCCTCGACCGGCCGCGTGAGATCACCGACCCGCGCTTCGCCGCCCTGCGTGCCGGTCTGCTGGCACGGCTCGGCGTCGACACGGCCACCGAGGCCGCCTGA
- a CDS encoding cation:dicarboxylase symporter family transporter, whose protein sequence is MPQSVLSLPRRVARILRTSLFAQVACALVLGIVVGKLWPESATAFQPLGDGFLRLIKAVISPLVFCVVVVGIAKAGDLKAFGRIGLKALVWFEVASTAALLLGLAAANVAGPGTGMHVDPAKLDASAVDRQTQGGALPSTTEFVLNALPNSAVGAFADNALLQVLVLACLVGAALLHLGHTRVPKILPAIEQAQEVVFAVVGFVMRLAPLAVFGAMVHLVGQYGLGVVQTYGKLIVLCYAVAAVFLVLLGVALRLVSGLSLWKFVRYTREELLLALGTASSESVMPRMMQKLRQAGCRDDAVGLVLPTGYSFNLDGASIYLSIGTLFIAQAVGVDLDLGRQITVVLVLMLTSKGMAGVPGSAFLALSATATSLGVVPAGAVALLLGVDRIMDSMRVTTNLLGNCVAVFAVSRWEGALDTARAKKVLDGGIACAVGEGPEAESAASDEGSGAESTVEKRSTAKEPAPEAG, encoded by the coding sequence GTGCCGCAGTCCGTACTGTCCCTGCCGCGACGCGTCGCACGCATACTGCGTACCTCCCTCTTCGCGCAGGTCGCCTGCGCGCTCGTGCTCGGCATCGTCGTCGGGAAGCTGTGGCCGGAGTCGGCCACGGCTTTCCAGCCGCTCGGCGACGGTTTCCTACGCCTGATCAAGGCGGTCATCTCGCCGCTGGTGTTCTGCGTGGTCGTCGTCGGCATCGCCAAGGCCGGTGACCTGAAGGCCTTCGGGCGGATCGGGCTGAAGGCCCTGGTCTGGTTCGAAGTGGCGTCCACGGCCGCCCTGCTCCTCGGCCTGGCCGCCGCCAATGTGGCCGGTCCCGGCACCGGGATGCATGTGGACCCCGCGAAGCTCGACGCCTCGGCGGTCGACCGGCAGACCCAGGGCGGCGCGCTGCCGTCCACGACCGAGTTCGTCCTGAACGCCCTGCCGAACAGTGCCGTCGGGGCCTTCGCGGACAACGCGCTGCTGCAGGTCCTCGTCCTGGCCTGTCTGGTCGGTGCGGCACTGCTCCACCTCGGTCACACCAGAGTCCCGAAGATCTTGCCGGCGATCGAGCAGGCGCAGGAGGTCGTCTTTGCCGTCGTCGGCTTCGTCATGCGGCTCGCGCCGCTCGCCGTGTTCGGCGCGATGGTCCACCTCGTCGGGCAGTACGGCCTCGGGGTCGTGCAGACCTACGGCAAGCTCATCGTCCTGTGCTACGCCGTCGCCGCGGTCTTCCTCGTGCTGCTCGGGGTCGCGCTGCGGCTGGTCAGCGGACTGAGCCTGTGGAAGTTCGTGCGCTACACCCGGGAGGAGCTGCTGCTCGCTCTCGGTACGGCCTCCAGCGAGAGCGTCATGCCGCGCATGATGCAGAAGCTGCGGCAGGCCGGCTGCCGGGACGACGCCGTGGGCCTGGTGCTGCCCACCGGCTACTCCTTCAACCTCGACGGCGCCTCGATCTACCTCTCCATCGGCACCCTGTTCATCGCGCAGGCGGTGGGCGTCGACCTCGACCTGGGCCGTCAGATCACGGTCGTCCTCGTGCTCATGCTGACCAGCAAGGGCATGGCGGGTGTGCCCGGTTCGGCCTTCCTCGCGCTGTCCGCGACCGCGACCTCGCTGGGCGTCGTCCCCGCCGGAGCGGTCGCCCTGCTGCTCGGCGTCGACCGGATCATGGATTCCATGCGGGTCACCACCAACCTGCTCGGCAACTGCGTCGCCGTCTTCGCGGTCTCCCGCTGGGAGGGCGCGCTGGACACGGCGCGGGCCAAGAAGGTGCTGGACGGCGGGATTGCCTGCGCGGTCGGCGAAGGCCCGGAGGCGGAATCTGCCGCATCCGACGAGGGCTCTGGGGCGGAGTCCACCGTGGAGAAACGGTCCACTGCCAAGGAGCCCGCGCCGGAAGCGGGGTGA
- a CDS encoding MarR family transcriptional regulator, with protein MTTPDPDGLLAEQLLRLTRRVHRIQKRHLEQHDLGVTPAQSRLLRTLAHYASPPRMADLAERLEVVPRAVTTLVDGLEASGKVRRMPDPANRRVTRIELTDEGLTTLRELRGARRSAAEEILAPLTEKERQVLGVLLDTLIEGDSRTRC; from the coding sequence ATGACCACCCCCGATCCCGACGGCCTGCTCGCCGAGCAGTTGCTACGGCTGACCCGCCGGGTGCACCGCATCCAGAAGCGCCATCTGGAACAGCACGATCTGGGTGTCACCCCGGCCCAGTCCCGTCTGCTGCGCACCCTCGCGCACTACGCCTCGCCCCCGCGCATGGCCGACCTCGCCGAGCGCCTGGAGGTGGTGCCGCGGGCGGTGACGACGCTGGTAGACGGCCTGGAGGCGAGCGGGAAGGTACGGCGGATGCCGGATCCCGCGAACCGGCGCGTGACCCGGATCGAGCTGACGGACGAGGGGCTCACGACCCTGCGCGAGCTGCGCGGCGCACGCCGCTCGGCGGCCGAGGAGATACTCGCTCCACTGACGGAGAAGGAGCGCCAGGTGCTCGGCGTGCTGCTGGACACCCTGATCGAGGGGGACAGCCGCACGCGCTGCTGA